The following are encoded in a window of Conger conger chromosome 19, fConCon1.1, whole genome shotgun sequence genomic DNA:
- the LOC133118977 gene encoding pancreatic secretory granule membrane major glycoprotein GP2-like isoform X2 yields the protein MGLYSDASSHAYAGPVELPLFARLHIQDSLAFKMSLQLEACWATETTDPQEERRAFYLKEGCPSNRTFRWHLQDGWPQRRRFSVQMFTVSDHAHVYLHCLTRICSPDEDCTTGLLP from the exons ATGGGCCTGTACAGCGACGCCTCCTCCCACGCCTACGCCGGCCCCGTGGAGCTGCCCCTCTTCGCGCGCCTGCACATCCAGGACAGCCTGGCCTTCAAAATGAGCCTGCAGCTGGAGGCCTGCTGGGCCACAGAGACCACCGACccgcaggaggagaggagggcctTTTACCTGAAGGAAGG CTGCCCCAGCAACAGAACCTTCCGCTGGCACCTCCAGGATGGCTGGCCTCAGAGGAGAAGGTTTTCGGTTCAGATGTTCACCGTGTCTGACCACGCCCATGTCTACCTCCACTGCCTTACCCGCATATGCAGCCCGGACGAGGACTGCACCACG
- the LOC133118977 gene encoding pancreatic secretory granule membrane major glycoprotein GP2-like isoform X1, which produces MGLYSDASSHAYAGPVELPLFARLHIQDSLAFKMSLQLEACWATETTDPQEERRAFYLKEGCPSNRTFRWHLQDGWPQRRRFSVQMFTVSDHAHVYLHCLTRICSPDEDCTTNCSEGQKVKRDLPDTLTAIISAEFNQTAV; this is translated from the exons ATGGGCCTGTACAGCGACGCCTCCTCCCACGCCTACGCCGGCCCCGTGGAGCTGCCCCTCTTCGCGCGCCTGCACATCCAGGACAGCCTGGCCTTCAAAATGAGCCTGCAGCTGGAGGCCTGCTGGGCCACAGAGACCACCGACccgcaggaggagaggagggcctTTTACCTGAAGGAAGG CTGCCCCAGCAACAGAACCTTCCGCTGGCACCTCCAGGATGGCTGGCCTCAGAGGAGAAGGTTTTCGGTTCAGATGTTCACCGTGTCTGACCACGCCCATGTCTACCTCCACTGCCTTACCCGCATATGCAGCCCGGACGAGGACTGCACCACG AACTGCAGCGAAGGCCAAAAGGTGAAAAGAGATCTACCAGACACACTGACGGCCATCATTTCAGCAGAGTTTAATCAAactgctgtgtga